A region of Nocardioides alkalitolerans DNA encodes the following proteins:
- a CDS encoding SDR family oxidoreductase, whose protein sequence is MAIVVTAASGQLGRLVVEQLLERGVPAGDVLATARDTARLTDLADRGVRTARLDYDDVDASVLSAGDVLLLVSSSAVGQRARQHGNVVEAAKAAGVARIVYTSVTNVDSPTLVVAPEHKATEELIEASGLPWTFLRNGWYTENYLPAFGQAAERGQVAAAAGDGRVSSVERAELAEAAAVVLAGEGHEGAAYELVGQEAWTHAELAAVFADVLGREVEYAALPADTYRDVLVGAGLDEGTAGFLVAADQNILDGELGRTGDDLATLLGRAPRTIAQTVPTWA, encoded by the coding sequence ATGGCGATCGTGGTGACGGCGGCGAGCGGGCAGCTCGGACGACTGGTGGTGGAGCAGCTCCTGGAGCGCGGCGTACCGGCGGGCGACGTCCTGGCCACCGCCCGCGACACGGCGAGGCTGACGGACCTGGCGGACCGCGGCGTACGCACCGCCCGGCTCGACTACGACGACGTCGACGCGTCGGTGCTCTCCGCGGGTGACGTGCTACTGCTCGTCTCGTCGAGCGCCGTCGGCCAGCGCGCGCGGCAGCACGGCAACGTCGTCGAGGCGGCGAAGGCCGCCGGCGTGGCGCGCATCGTCTACACGTCGGTGACCAACGTCGACAGCCCGACGCTCGTCGTGGCGCCGGAGCACAAGGCGACCGAGGAGCTCATCGAGGCCAGCGGCCTGCCGTGGACGTTCCTGCGCAACGGCTGGTACACCGAGAACTACCTCCCCGCCTTCGGCCAGGCGGCCGAGCGCGGCCAGGTCGCCGCGGCGGCGGGCGACGGTCGGGTCTCCAGCGTCGAGCGGGCCGAGCTGGCCGAGGCGGCCGCGGTCGTGCTCGCCGGCGAGGGCCACGAGGGTGCGGCCTACGAGCTGGTGGGCCAGGAGGCGTGGACCCACGCCGAGCTCGCCGCCGTCTTCGCGGACGTGCTGGGCCGTGAGGTCGAGTACGCCGCGCTCCCCGCCGACACCTACCGCGACGTGCTGGTCGGGGCGGGCCTCGACGAGGGCACCGCCGGCTTCCTCGTCGCCGCCGACCAGAACATCCTCGACGGCGAGCTCGGTCGCACCGGCGACGACCTCGCCACCCTGCTGGGCCGCGCGCCGCGCACGATCGCGCAGACGGTGCCGACCTGGGCCTGA
- a CDS encoding ATP-binding protein — translation MTALVALGALALTAVVMLSTGDAHPGVATVFLLAAGVVAAVGCTIRARRSTGPRRRAWSLLAVAATTAAAGNGVVAVLVGGSLGGSAVDATVGIALLIAIVGILLFPQEKLSRVEATTRILDGVVGGCAALIIASALVYSQLLASTEGGGLDRAVVLVIPVLDVIVVTAAASQLLRADEVDRPALALLMVGFFGYAIGDLHYAVLDAEGSYVFGTWTDLGWILGYLMIAVATAVPGRGGRPGRRQRPGGIASTGAVFAIILFAGVIQIVAGVPRDVRTGTGLLWLLLVVAAAARQMLLISENHSLRRGLERTVDAQTADLRHLLRERSALIDSVGDGIYAVDRGGRITLMNRSAREMLGLDGDLDRTTHAHTLFHTDLEGAEDPLAACYITEAVQLGRTTASEDDVYVRGDGVRLEVEITASPILEDDGSVSGAVVAFRDATQRREVERMKRQFLSVVGHELRTPLTAIQGSLQMLDDGVAGPLPAPGPRLLRMATENSERLGRLVNDILDVERLSSGQMPMQIVPHRVDALIADALGAVDALADARCIRISSAADDSVVVADEGRFGQVITNLVGNALKFSEPGTEVRVTADATGDDVVVGVHDQGRGIPEAQIEAVFERFRQVDSSDVRREGGMGLGLAITREIVHQMNGRIWITSEVGVGTTFWFTLPRAVGTGVGGHDAAPAAPGMSTEE, via the coding sequence GTGACGGCGCTCGTCGCGCTCGGTGCCCTCGCACTGACGGCTGTGGTGATGCTGAGCACCGGTGACGCCCACCCGGGCGTCGCCACGGTCTTCCTGCTGGCGGCCGGCGTCGTCGCCGCGGTCGGCTGCACGATCCGGGCGAGGAGGAGCACGGGCCCGCGGCGTCGGGCCTGGTCGCTGCTCGCCGTGGCGGCCACCACCGCCGCCGCCGGCAACGGCGTCGTGGCGGTGCTGGTGGGCGGCTCCCTGGGCGGGTCCGCCGTCGACGCGACCGTCGGCATCGCCCTGCTGATCGCCATCGTCGGCATCCTCCTGTTCCCGCAGGAGAAGCTCTCCCGCGTCGAGGCGACGACGAGGATTCTCGACGGGGTGGTCGGCGGCTGCGCGGCCCTCATCATCGCCAGCGCGCTCGTCTACTCCCAGCTCCTCGCCTCCACGGAGGGCGGCGGTCTCGACCGTGCCGTGGTGCTGGTGATCCCGGTGCTCGACGTCATCGTCGTGACCGCGGCGGCGAGCCAGCTGCTCCGTGCCGACGAGGTGGACCGGCCGGCCCTCGCGCTGCTGATGGTCGGCTTCTTCGGCTACGCCATCGGCGACCTGCACTACGCGGTGCTCGACGCCGAGGGGTCCTACGTCTTCGGGACGTGGACCGACCTCGGCTGGATCCTGGGCTACCTGATGATCGCGGTCGCCACGGCGGTGCCGGGGCGGGGCGGGAGACCCGGTCGGCGGCAGCGGCCCGGGGGGATCGCCAGCACCGGCGCGGTGTTCGCCATCATCCTCTTCGCCGGCGTCATCCAGATCGTCGCGGGCGTCCCCCGCGACGTGCGCACCGGCACGGGCCTGCTCTGGCTCCTGCTGGTCGTGGCCGCAGCGGCGCGGCAGATGCTCCTCATCTCCGAGAACCACTCGCTGCGCCGGGGCCTCGAGCGCACGGTCGATGCGCAGACCGCCGACCTGCGCCACCTCCTGCGCGAGCGCAGCGCCCTCATCGACAGCGTCGGCGACGGCATCTACGCGGTGGACCGCGGTGGCCGGATCACGCTGATGAACCGCTCCGCCCGGGAGATGCTCGGCCTGGACGGCGACCTGGACCGCACCACCCACGCGCACACGCTGTTCCACACCGACCTGGAGGGCGCCGAGGACCCGTTGGCGGCCTGCTACATCACCGAGGCGGTCCAGCTCGGCCGGACGACGGCCTCGGAGGACGACGTCTACGTTCGGGGCGACGGGGTGCGCCTCGAGGTCGAGATCACCGCCAGCCCGATCCTCGAGGACGACGGCTCGGTGAGCGGCGCCGTCGTGGCCTTCCGCGACGCGACGCAGCGGCGCGAGGTGGAGCGGATGAAGCGCCAGTTCCTCTCGGTGGTGGGCCACGAGCTGCGCACGCCCCTCACCGCGATCCAGGGCAGCCTGCAGATGCTGGACGACGGGGTCGCCGGGCCGCTGCCCGCCCCCGGTCCCCGGCTCCTGCGGATGGCCACCGAGAACTCCGAGCGGCTCGGCCGGCTCGTCAACGACATCCTCGACGTCGAGCGCCTGAGCTCCGGCCAGATGCCGATGCAGATCGTCCCGCACCGGGTCGACGCCCTCATCGCCGACGCCCTCGGCGCCGTCGACGCGCTGGCCGACGCCCGCTGCATCCGGATCTCGTCGGCGGCCGACGACTCGGTGGTGGTCGCCGACGAGGGCCGCTTCGGCCAGGTCATCACCAACCTCGTGGGCAACGCACTGAAGTTCTCCGAGCCCGGCACCGAGGTCAGGGTCACGGCCGACGCGACCGGTGACGACGTCGTGGTGGGGGTGCACGACCAAGGGCGCGGCATCCCCGAGGCCCAGATCGAGGCGGTCTTCGAGCGTTTCCGACAGGTCGACTCCTCCGACGTGCGCCGGGAGGGCGGGATGGGGCTCGGGCTCGCCATCACCCGCGAGATCGTCCACCAGATGAACGGCAGGATCTGGATCACCAGCGAGGTCGGGGTCGGCACCACCTTCTGGTTTACCCTCCCTCGGGCGGTCGGCACCGGTGTCGGCGGCCACGACGCGGCACCGGCCGCGCCCGGCATGAGCACCGAGGAGTGA
- a CDS encoding cation diffusion facilitator family transporter translates to MRPHSHDPADSLDAALEASAVGIRTLKISLVVLLVTALAQAVVVAFTGSVALLADTIHNFSDALTAVPLWIAFLLGRRAPTRRFTYGFGRAEDLAGLFVVAMIALSAVVAGWQSIDRLLHPRAVEAPLAVAVAGLIGFVGNEAVAGYRIRTGRRIGSAALVADGHHARTDGFTSLAVLVGAVGVMLGVPAADPVVGLVITAMILVVLVGAARDVLGRLLDAVDPALTDAALRSLAAVEGVRRVEDLRLRWTGHRLRAEVAVLADPRLDLAAAHDLAHEAQHALLHGVPKLVAATVHVGPVAEADRDPHARVAHHPSPPVLPGL, encoded by the coding sequence GTGCGTCCGCACAGCCACGACCCGGCGGACTCGCTCGACGCGGCGCTCGAGGCGAGCGCCGTCGGGATCCGCACGCTGAAGATCAGCCTCGTCGTGCTGCTGGTGACGGCGCTGGCGCAGGCGGTCGTGGTCGCGTTCACGGGGTCGGTGGCGCTGCTGGCCGACACGATCCACAACTTCTCCGACGCGCTCACGGCGGTGCCGCTGTGGATCGCGTTCCTCCTCGGGCGGCGGGCGCCGACGCGGCGGTTCACCTACGGGTTCGGGCGGGCGGAGGACCTCGCCGGGCTCTTCGTCGTCGCGATGATCGCGCTCTCCGCGGTGGTCGCCGGCTGGCAGAGCATCGACCGGTTGCTGCACCCGCGGGCCGTGGAGGCGCCGCTGGCCGTGGCGGTCGCGGGCCTGATCGGGTTCGTGGGGAACGAGGCGGTCGCGGGCTACCGGATCCGCACCGGCCGACGCATCGGCTCCGCCGCACTCGTGGCGGACGGCCACCACGCCCGCACCGACGGGTTCACGTCGCTGGCCGTGCTCGTGGGCGCCGTCGGCGTGATGCTCGGCGTGCCGGCCGCGGACCCCGTCGTCGGTCTCGTCATCACGGCGATGATCCTCGTCGTGCTGGTGGGCGCGGCCCGGGACGTCCTGGGGCGGCTCCTCGACGCCGTCGACCCCGCGCTGACCGACGCGGCCCTGCGGTCGCTGGCGGCGGTGGAGGGGGTACGGCGCGTGGAGGACCTCCGCCTGCGCTGGACCGGGCACCGGCTGCGCGCCGAGGTGGCGGTGCTCGCCGACCCCCGGCTCGACCTCGCGGCGGCGCACGACCTGGCCCACGAGGCACAGCACGCGCTGCTCCACGGCGTGCCCAAGCTCGTCGCGGCGACGGTGCACGTGGGTCCGGTCGCCGAGGCCGACCGCGACCCGCACGCCCGCGTCGCGCACCACCCGAGCCCGCCGGTGCTGCCGGGGTTGTGA
- a CDS encoding winged helix-turn-helix transcriptional regulator: MTMTGARLSTLDTGCPEMRQLVEHVTSKWGLLVLLQLDGRTLRWSELKRAIPGVSEKMLIQTLQTLEADGLVLREARPVVPPHVEYSLTDAGRDAAALLAPLALWAQDRVRGA; encoded by the coding sequence ATGACCATGACCGGCGCCCGTCTCTCCACCCTCGACACGGGCTGCCCCGAGATGCGCCAGCTCGTCGAGCACGTGACGAGCAAGTGGGGGCTGCTGGTGCTGCTGCAGCTCGACGGCCGCACGCTGCGGTGGAGCGAGCTCAAGCGCGCCATCCCCGGCGTCAGCGAGAAGATGCTCATCCAGACGCTGCAGACGCTCGAGGCCGACGGGCTCGTGCTGCGCGAGGCCCGCCCGGTCGTGCCGCCGCACGTGGAGTACTCGCTCACCGACGCCGGCCGCGACGCCGCCGCCCTGCTCGCCCCCCTCGCCCTCTGGGCCCAGGACCGCGTGCGGGGGGCCTGA
- a CDS encoding pirin family protein, with the protein MPAEVRRGVDAFRTVTDDRTTAHAFSFGAHYDPANLGFGPLVVHNDDRVAPGGGYPDHPHTDVEIVTWVLDGALTHTDTQDPAGGSATLGPGTVQVTSAGSGIRHSELVDPAAGPTRFLQAWVRPDERGTPPRTTRATVDPADLAARFVPVAGGPDAPPVGTRGATLWVARPRRGVPLRLPDAPLLHLYVARGALDAPAAPGLGEGDAWRLRDAGELDVVPQDDRTELAVWSFGAAR; encoded by the coding sequence ATGCCTGCCGAGGTACGACGCGGTGTCGACGCCTTCCGCACCGTCACCGACGACCGCACGACCGCCCACGCCTTCTCGTTCGGCGCGCACTACGACCCGGCCAACCTCGGGTTCGGCCCGCTGGTCGTCCACAACGACGACCGCGTCGCGCCCGGCGGCGGCTACCCCGACCACCCCCACACCGACGTCGAGATCGTCACCTGGGTGCTCGACGGCGCGCTCACGCACACCGACACCCAGGACCCGGCGGGCGGCAGCGCGACGCTGGGCCCCGGCACCGTCCAGGTCACTAGCGCCGGCAGCGGCATCCGGCACAGCGAGCTCGTCGACCCGGCCGCCGGCCCGACGCGCTTCCTCCAGGCCTGGGTGCGTCCCGACGAGCGCGGCACCCCGCCGCGCACCACGCGCGCGACCGTCGATCCCGCCGACCTCGCCGCCCGGTTCGTGCCCGTCGCGGGCGGACCCGACGCGCCGCCGGTCGGCACCCGGGGCGCGACGCTGTGGGTCGCGCGGCCGCGCCGCGGCGTACCCCTCCGGCTCCCCGACGCCCCCCTGCTCCACCTGTACGTCGCGCGTGGCGCCCTCGACGCGCCCGCAGCGCCAGGGCTCGGGGAGGGAGATGCCTGGCGACTGCGGGACGCGGGCGAGCTCGACGTCGTACCCCAGGACGACCGCACGGAGCTCGCCGTGTGGTCCTTCGGAGCCGCGCGCTAG
- a CDS encoding maleylpyruvate isomerase N-terminal domain-containing protein, translating to MTVGDLVVPAEVALLERALAWTGGRLATVEPRHLALPTPCAGWGLEQLLAHMEDGLDAFSEAAAGFVVPLRPARSPEHPVPLVPVLQAKACALLGSWSRPTLPAVRTGSVHLAAGTLVATAALEITVHGWDVAAAVASDPSTDPSTDPATDPGTPPPLPEDLARALLPIAAAVVAPEDRPHRFGPPLPPASTASYGARLVGFLGRRP from the coding sequence GTGACCGTCGGCGACCTGGTCGTCCCGGCCGAGGTCGCCCTGCTGGAGCGCGCGCTGGCGTGGACCGGCGGCCGGCTCGCGACCGTCGAGCCCCGGCACCTCGCGCTCCCGACGCCGTGTGCCGGGTGGGGCCTCGAGCAGCTGCTCGCGCACATGGAGGACGGCCTCGACGCGTTCAGCGAGGCCGCCGCGGGATTCGTCGTGCCCCTGCGGCCGGCGCGGTCGCCGGAGCACCCGGTGCCGCTCGTGCCCGTGCTGCAGGCGAAGGCCTGCGCGCTGCTGGGCTCGTGGTCGCGACCGACCCTCCCCGCGGTGCGCACGGGGTCGGTGCACCTCGCGGCCGGCACGCTCGTCGCGACGGCGGCCCTCGAGATCACCGTGCACGGGTGGGACGTCGCGGCCGCGGTCGCCTCCGACCCCTCCACCGACCCCTCCACCGACCCCGCCACCGACCCCGGTACGCCGCCGCCCCTGCCCGAGGACCTGGCGCGGGCACTGCTGCCGATCGCCGCCGCCGTCGTCGCGCCCGAGGACCGGCCCCACCGGTTCGGCCCCCCGCTCCCGCCGGCGTCCACCGCGTCGTACGGCGCCCGGCTCGTCGGGTTCCTCGGCCGGCGGCCCTGA
- a CDS encoding ABC transporter permease, which translates to MSSLARTASDGWVVTKRNLIKIKRVPEVLVFVLVSPIMFILLFAFVFEGAIGAEGGVGYREFLIGGIFAQTVVFGATFTGAGLAEDMQKGIIDRFRSLPMSPSAVLIGRTTSDVVYNVLSLIIMALTGLLIGWRIREGALDAVLGFGLLLVFAYAISWVMAYIGLLVPSVEVINNASFIVIMPLTFVSNAFVPLESFSGVLRTLVEWNPVSTLTQACRELFGNYDPSVPVGDAWSMQHPALYTLIWVAIILVVFVPLSVRQYRLSAAR; encoded by the coding sequence ATGAGCTCCCTCGCCCGCACCGCCAGCGACGGCTGGGTCGTCACCAAGCGCAACCTCATCAAGATCAAGCGGGTGCCCGAGGTGCTCGTCTTCGTGCTCGTCAGCCCGATCATGTTCATCCTGCTGTTCGCCTTCGTCTTCGAGGGCGCGATCGGCGCGGAGGGCGGGGTCGGCTACCGCGAGTTCCTCATCGGCGGCATCTTCGCCCAGACCGTCGTCTTCGGCGCGACGTTCACCGGCGCCGGCCTCGCCGAGGACATGCAGAAGGGCATCATCGACCGCTTCCGGTCGCTCCCGATGTCGCCGTCGGCGGTGCTCATCGGGCGCACGACCTCCGACGTGGTCTACAACGTGCTGTCGCTGATCATCATGGCGCTGACCGGCCTGCTCATCGGGTGGCGCATCCGCGAGGGTGCCCTCGACGCGGTCCTCGGGTTCGGCCTGCTGCTCGTGTTCGCCTACGCGATCAGCTGGGTGATGGCCTACATCGGGCTGCTCGTGCCGAGCGTCGAGGTCATCAACAACGCGTCGTTCATCGTCATCATGCCGCTGACCTTCGTGTCGAACGCGTTCGTGCCGCTCGAGAGCTTCAGCGGTGTGCTGCGCACGCTCGTCGAGTGGAACCCCGTCTCGACGCTCACGCAGGCCTGCCGCGAGCTGTTCGGCAACTACGACCCCTCGGTGCCCGTCGGCGACGCGTGGTCGATGCAGCACCCGGCGCTCTACACGCTGATCTGGGTCGCGATCATCCTCGTGGTGTTCGTGCCGCTGAGCGTGCGGCAGTACCGGTTGTCGGCGGCGCGCTGA
- a CDS encoding response regulator, giving the protein MTSPLALVVDDDDDIRLLVELALTSFAGWQVVTATDGREAVAAAREHRPSVVLMDVMMPEMDGLAAAATLLADPETADIPIVLVTAKLTVPGEPAPWEHLAVAGVIAKPFDPVGLADEVRALVGW; this is encoded by the coding sequence ATGACCTCCCCCCTCGCGCTCGTCGTGGACGACGACGACGACATCCGGCTGCTGGTGGAGCTGGCGCTGACGTCGTTCGCCGGCTGGCAGGTCGTGACGGCGACGGACGGGCGCGAGGCGGTCGCCGCGGCCCGGGAGCACCGGCCCTCCGTGGTGCTGATGGACGTGATGATGCCGGAGATGGACGGGCTGGCCGCGGCGGCCACGCTGCTGGCAGACCCGGAGACCGCCGACATCCCCATCGTGCTGGTGACGGCGAAGCTCACCGTGCCCGGCGAGCCGGCGCCCTGGGAGCACCTCGCCGTCGCGGGCGTCATCGCCAAGCCCTTCGATCCCGTGGGGCTCGCCGACGAGGTCCGCGCGCTCGTCGGCTGGTAG
- a CDS encoding metalloregulator ArsR/SmtB family transcription factor: MRADRAVVEPADDEVDLAVEIFRLLADATRVRLLSVLRDGELSVNDLAERVAKPQAAVSQHLAKLRMGRMVTTRRQGNQVFYRLANDHVRTLVVDALHHAEHAAGGVPAHHAGGER; the protein is encoded by the coding sequence ATGCGTGCAGATAGGGCCGTCGTCGAGCCCGCCGACGACGAGGTGGACCTGGCCGTCGAGATCTTCCGGCTGCTCGCCGACGCCACCCGGGTGCGGCTGCTGTCGGTGCTGCGCGACGGTGAGCTGAGCGTCAACGACCTCGCCGAGCGGGTCGCCAAGCCGCAGGCCGCGGTCTCCCAGCACCTCGCGAAGCTGCGGATGGGGCGGATGGTGACGACGCGGCGGCAGGGCAACCAGGTGTTCTACCGGCTGGCGAACGACCACGTCCGCACGCTCGTCGTCGACGCGCTGCACCACGCCGAGCACGCCGCCGGCGGCGTGCCCGCGCACCACGCGGGCGGCGAGCGGTGA
- a CDS encoding ATP-binding cassette domain-containing protein has translation MAEMIRAEGLEKRYGEVRALAGLDLAVPEGTVLGLLGPNGAGKTTAVRIIATLLKPDGGRAEVAGVDVVGDPDGVRRRIGLSGQYAAVDEHLTGFENLEMVGRLYGLGRARARERARELLERFSLADAGDRPSKTYSGGMRRRLDLAGALVASPPVLILDEPTTGLDPRSRLEMWDVIRELVAAGSTLLLTTQYLEEADRLADDIVVIDHGRAIARGTADDLKAQVGGERIEAVLRERGDAERARAILAGVAMAGAEVQTDDTGRTLTAAVDDGVPALRRVLDAFESSSIALLDVGLRRPTLDDVFLSLTGAVADDSAGPAAGTPGTPGSTEKEAGR, from the coding sequence ATGGCAGAGATGATCCGAGCAGAGGGCTTGGAGAAGAGGTATGGCGAGGTCCGAGCCCTCGCGGGGCTCGACCTCGCCGTGCCCGAGGGCACGGTGCTGGGCCTCCTCGGCCCGAACGGGGCGGGGAAGACCACGGCGGTGCGCATCATCGCGACGCTGCTGAAGCCCGACGGCGGCCGCGCCGAGGTCGCGGGCGTCGACGTGGTCGGCGACCCCGACGGGGTGCGGCGCCGGATCGGTCTCTCGGGGCAGTACGCCGCGGTCGACGAGCACCTGACCGGGTTCGAGAACCTGGAGATGGTGGGCCGGCTCTACGGGCTGGGCCGCGCCCGGGCTCGCGAGCGGGCGCGGGAGCTGCTCGAGCGCTTCTCGCTCGCGGACGCCGGCGACCGGCCCTCGAAGACCTACTCCGGGGGCATGCGCCGCCGTCTCGACCTGGCCGGGGCGCTGGTCGCGTCCCCGCCGGTGCTCATCCTCGACGAGCCGACGACGGGCCTCGACCCGCGCAGCCGCCTCGAGATGTGGGACGTCATCCGAGAGCTGGTCGCGGCGGGCTCGACGCTGCTGCTGACGACCCAGTACCTGGAGGAGGCCGACCGCCTCGCCGACGACATCGTCGTCATCGACCACGGCCGCGCGATCGCCCGCGGCACCGCCGACGACCTCAAGGCCCAGGTGGGCGGGGAGCGCATCGAGGCGGTGCTGCGCGAGCGCGGGGACGCCGAGCGCGCCCGCGCCATCCTGGCCGGTGTCGCGATGGCCGGGGCGGAGGTGCAGACCGACGACACGGGGCGCACCCTGACCGCGGCCGTCGACGACGGCGTGCCCGCGCTCCGGCGCGTGCTCGACGCCTTCGAGAGCTCGTCGATCGCGCTGCTCGACGTCGGCCTCCGACGGCCGACGCTCGACGACGTGTTCCTGTCGCTCACCGGTGCGGTGGCCGACGACTCCGCGGGTCCCGCGGCCGGCACCCCCGGCACCCCCGGTAGCACCGAGAAGGAGGCCGGCCGATGA
- a CDS encoding sigma-70 family RNA polymerase sigma factor, with translation MTTDQTTELDDFDALTARYRRELLAHCYRMSGSTHEAEDLVQETFLRAWKASRGFEGRSSVRTWLYRIATNVCLTNLENKPRRPLPSGLGTPEATVGELAPDAEVPWLEPVPDAAVVVAERDSIRLAFVAALQHLPARQRAVLILRDVLRWSAKETAAALDTTVAAVNSALQRAHAQLQQQGLTDETVAEDLNPAQQRLLDRYVDAFWRKDLTAIVELLTTEASWEMPPFTGWYVGADVIAELIGTKCPGGGYDMPMVRTDANGAPAFGLYMRTPAGHFEPFHLQVLDLEGDRVRHVSAFFDTRLFETFGLPPRLPADHDPSTAGTAGAAGTP, from the coding sequence GTGACCACCGACCAGACCACGGAGCTCGACGACTTCGACGCCCTGACCGCGCGCTACCGTCGCGAGCTCCTCGCGCACTGCTACCGGATGAGCGGGTCGACGCACGAGGCGGAGGACCTGGTGCAGGAGACCTTCCTCCGCGCCTGGAAGGCGTCGCGCGGCTTCGAGGGCCGCAGCTCGGTGCGCACGTGGCTCTACCGGATCGCCACCAACGTCTGCCTCACCAACCTGGAGAACAAGCCGAGGCGGCCGCTGCCCAGCGGGCTCGGCACGCCCGAGGCGACCGTTGGCGAGCTCGCCCCCGACGCCGAGGTGCCGTGGCTGGAGCCGGTGCCGGACGCCGCGGTGGTCGTCGCCGAGCGGGACTCCATCCGCCTCGCGTTCGTCGCGGCCCTCCAGCACCTGCCGGCCCGTCAGCGCGCCGTGCTCATCCTCCGCGACGTGCTCCGCTGGAGCGCGAAGGAGACCGCCGCCGCCCTCGACACCACGGTCGCCGCGGTGAACTCGGCGCTCCAGCGCGCCCACGCCCAGCTGCAGCAGCAGGGCCTCACCGACGAGACGGTGGCCGAGGACCTCAACCCCGCCCAGCAGCGGCTCCTCGACCGCTACGTCGACGCCTTCTGGCGGAAGGACCTCACCGCGATCGTCGAGCTCCTCACCACCGAGGCGAGCTGGGAGATGCCGCCCTTCACCGGCTGGTACGTCGGCGCGGACGTCATCGCCGAGCTCATCGGCACCAAGTGCCCGGGCGGCGGCTACGACATGCCGATGGTGCGCACCGACGCCAACGGCGCACCCGCCTTCGGTCTCTACATGCGCACGCCCGCCGGCCACTTCGAGCCGTTCCACCTGCAGGTGCTCGACCTCGAGGGCGACCGGGTGCGCCACGTCAGCGCGTTCTTCGACACCCGCCTCTTCGAGACGTTCGGCCTCCCGCCGCGGCTGCCCGCCGACCACGACCCGAGCACCGCGGGCACCGCGGGCGCTGCGGGCACGCCGTGA
- a CDS encoding pyruvoyl-dependent arginine decarboxylase, protein MSPHDDSPATTSGEGAPLVISVRSATGTGQTPLSAFDDALHGAGVGDLNLIPLSSVVPPSAEIRRGDHSPFPATHGDRLYCVLSVANAELRGASAWAGIGWTHAGAKGGYFVEHHGGSRESVEELIRLTLTDMAERRGIPLEEIHQEIVGVHCDDLPVCAVVVAAYEARGWGAAW, encoded by the coding sequence GTGAGTCCCCACGACGATTCCCCCGCCACCACGAGCGGTGAGGGAGCGCCCCTGGTCATCTCGGTGCGGTCGGCGACCGGCACCGGGCAGACCCCCCTGTCGGCCTTCGACGACGCCCTGCACGGCGCGGGGGTCGGCGACCTCAACCTGATCCCGCTCTCGTCGGTGGTGCCACCGAGCGCCGAGATCCGCCGTGGCGACCACAGCCCGTTCCCGGCGACGCACGGCGACCGGCTCTACTGCGTGCTGTCCGTGGCCAACGCCGAGCTCCGCGGGGCGTCCGCGTGGGCCGGCATCGGGTGGACCCACGCGGGCGCGAAGGGCGGCTACTTCGTCGAGCACCATGGCGGCAGCCGGGAGTCCGTGGAGGAGCTGATCCGGCTGACGCTCACCGACATGGCGGAGCGTCGCGGGATCCCCCTGGAGGAGATCCACCAGGAGATCGTGGGCGTGCACTGCGACGACCTCCCCGTCTGCGCGGTCGTGGTCGCGGCGTACGAGGCCCGCGGCTGGGGCGCGGCGTGGTGA